The genomic interval ACCATCACTCTGGTCGACCGTAAGGCGGCTACTTCTCTGTCTGGTTTTAAAGAGATGCAGCCCCGGGTTTTTTCCGGTCTCTATCCCGTCAGCTCCGATGACTATGAGAATTTCCGTGAAGCGTTACAGAAACTGAAGCTGAATGATTCTGCACTTCGGTTTGAGCCGGAAACCTCCCAGGCCCTTGGTTTTGGTTTTCGCTGCGGATTTCTCGGCATGCTCCACATGGAGATTGTTCAGGAGCGTCTCGAGCGCGAGTACGACCTCGACCTGATCACTACAGCACCCACGGTTATCTACGAGGTATTGCGAAGCGACGGCGATATTGTGATGGTGGATAACCCCGCCGATCTGCCGGAACCCAACCATATAGAAGAGGTACGCGAGCCTATTATTGAAGCCCATATCCTGGTGCCTCAAAACTATCTTGGTAACGTTATCACCCTTTGTATCGAGAAGCGGGGAGTGCAGAAGAATTTGCAGTACCTCGGTGGTCAGGTGCAGGTGACCTACGATATGCCGATGAATGAGGTTGTGCTCGACTTCTTTGATCGTCTGAAATCGGTGAGCCGGGGCTACGCCTCTTTTGAGTACGAGTTCAAACGCTTCACAGCTGCACCCTTGGTAAAACTTGAGATCTTGATCAACACCGAGAAGGTGGATGCACTGTCGCTGATTGTCCACCGGGATTATGCCGAATCGCGTGGGCGTGAATTGACGGTGAAGATGAAAGAGATCATTCCGCGTCAAATGTTTGAAGTGGCAATCCAGGCAGCGATTGGCAGTAAAATTATTGCTCGTACGACAGTGAAGGCGCTACGTAAGAATGTGACGGCAAAGTGCTACGGTGGTGATGTTTCACGTAAACGTAAACTGCTGGAGAAGCAGAAAGCAGGCAAGAAACGGATGAAGCAGGTTGGTAGTGTGGACATTCCGCAGGAAGCGTTTTTGGCTGTGCTGCGTGTCGGTAAAGATAGCTAGTGGTAAGTGCTGGACTGTAATTGCAGATTGAGATAAAAATAACTTATGAACTTTGACTTCCCGTTTTTTCTTGTTATGGCGACCGCTATCACCGGCGTTATTTGGTTGGTGGATTCACTGTTTTTTGCATCTGCCAGGCGGCGGGGTGAAGGATGCGAGAGTGATACTAGAGAACCTCTGATGGTTGAGTACTCTCGCTCTTTCTTTCCGGTTATCCTTGCGGTGCTGGTGCTACGTTCTTTTCTTGTAGAGCCGTTTCGCATTCCCTCCGGTTCCATGATGCCTACTCTGCTGGTGGGTGACTTTATCCTGGTCAACAAATTCACCTACGGTATTCGCCTACCGGTGCTCAATAAGAAGGTAATAGAGCTGGGTGCTCCCAAACGGGGGGATGTAGTGGTGTTTAAATATCCACAAAATCCCACTGTTGACTATATTAAGAGGGTAGTAGGCGTTCCGGGTGATACTGTCTGGTACCAGAACAAGACGCTTCACGTCAACGGCAAGCCCCAAGAGCAGGTGCCGCTGGGTCTCTACTCTGGTGAAGGCAGTGGCGTGTCAGAGACAGGAACAAGCGAAAATCGGGAACATCTGGGTGAGGTTGAACATTCGGTACTGGTTAACCCAAGAGTTCCGGATTTTGGCTACGGTTGTCATGTGCTTGCCCGAGGACCGATTACTATTCAACCGGGTTACTACTTCGCGATGGGGGATAACCGTGACAACAGCAACGACAGCCGCTGCTGGGGGTTGGTACCGGAAGAGAATCTTGTCGGAAAGGCATTCGGTATTTGGATGAGTTGGGATGGTAACCGCTCAGGCTTTCCGGTCTCATGGAGTCGCATAGGTAGTGGTATTAACTAATTTTCAAAGGCTTCTTGTCTCTGGAAGAACAATTACTGTGAGGTGTCGTCGTGTCTCCGATATATAGAAATCAGCAAGGAATGACCTTTACCGGATGGCTGGTCGTGTTGGCACTGATCGGTTTTTTTTCTCTGGTCGGGATGAAAATCTTGCCGATTTATCTACAGAACTACTCGGTGAGAACTGTGGTCCAGTCTCTTGAGGATGAACCGCTTATTACCAGAAAAAGCTCAAATGAGATAAGAAAAATAATAATGCGAAGATTTGATATCAACGGAATCTATGATCTCAAGAGAGACCATGTGTCAGTAAAAGTGAGTCCGGGTATTATGGATGTCAGCGTGGTCTATGACGTCCGTAAAAAAATGCTAGGAAATCTCGATATTATTGTCTCTTTTGATGAGCGAATAAGATTGGTGTCGAATTGAGAGAACCCACCGAGAGGCTAATACGTGCAATTGATTATGAATTTCGTGACAACAGCCTGATTGAAACAGCACTAACCCATCGAAGTGCAGGAAAAGACAATAACGAACGCTTGGAGTTTCTGGGTGATGCGATCCTGGGTTTTATCATAGCCGATGAGCTCTTTAGCCAGTTTCCCGAAGCTAATGAAGGTGAGCTGAGCCGTTTACGTGCAGGACTGGTAAAGCGTGACTCTCTGGCAAAGCTCGCCCGTATTATCGATTTGGGAAAATATCTGTGCCTGGGTACGGGTGAGTTGCGCAGTGGGGGGTATTCTCGTAGCTCAATACTTGCTGATGCTTTAGAGGCGCTGTTTGCAGCTGTCTACCTGGATGGAGGGTATAGCGAGGCGAGACGAATTATTCTTAAGCTGTTCAAGGCTGAACTCGTCTCTCTTAATGAGGAGTCCCAAAGTAAGGACCCAAAAACCTGTTTACAGGAGTTGTTGCAGGCGCGAAAGCTACAGCTTCCCAACTACTCCATTGTCGATGTGAGTGGTGAGCAACACGAGCAACAGTTTACCGTCCGCTGTTTGGTAGAAGGGTTGGATATTGAAACTATCGGCACCGGCGGAAGCCGGAGGAAAGCGGAGCAGGATGCAGCCTACCGGCTATTGGGGCAGATTCAGAATGGTTGATACGATAGAGAAGAGGTGCGGCTACTGTGCCATCATAGGCCGGCCTAACGTAGGAAAATCAACGCTGTTGAATCGCCTGATTGGTCAAAAACTGGCAATCACCTCACACAAACCACAAACCACCCGCCATAGTATCCTTGGCGTAAAAACTATGGATCATGGGCAGGTTGTCTACGTTGATACACCGGGAATACACCAGCGTACCGATCATGCGATGAATCGTTATCTCAACCGGACGGCGAAAACTGCGGTTACCGGAGTTGATCTGCTGTTATTTGTGGTTGAGGCGCTCTGCTGGACTGAAGAAGACCAAGCTGTTCTCGATACTGTCGTTCAGTCTGGTATTCCGGTAATTTTGATAGTCAATAAAGTAGATAAGCTCAAACAGAAGGAAGCGTTATTGCCGTTTCTTTCCGAGATGTCTGACCGCCATGGGTTTCTTACTATCATCCCGGTTTCTGCAAAGAAGGGTGATAACCTGGATGCGATTGAGGCACGAGTATTGTCAGAACTGCCGGTGGGAGATAATATCTTTCCTGATGACCAGCTTAGTGACCGGTCTGAGCGATTCTTTGCGGCTGAGCTGATTCGTGAAAAACTTACCCGACGCTACGCAAAAGAGGTCCCTTACGCATTGACGGTTGAGATTGAAAAGTTTCAGGATGAGGGTGGGCTCTACCGAATACACGGCTTGATATGGGTTGAACGCCCCGGGCAAAAAAACATCATCATAGGCAGCAAGGGCGAGGCTTTGAAAGAAGTGGCGACTCAGGCGCGGATTGATATGGAGAAGTTTTTCGGTAAAAAAGTATTCCTTCAGCTCTGGGTCAAGGTTAAGAAAAGTTGGTCTAGTGATGAAGGCGCATTGAACCGTCTTGGGTACAGTGACTGATAGAACAACATATCAGCTTGAGCCCGCCTTTCTTCTGCACCGCAGACCCTATTCCAACCGTAGCCTGCTGGTCGAGTGTTTTGCACTTCATCACGGCCGTTTTCCAGCGATCGCTAAAGGTGTGATGAGTGGACGTGGTGCAGGTGCTGCGCTACTGCAGCCCTTTGTTCCACTTAAACTGAAGTGGAGCGGAAGGGGTGAGGTTAAAACCATCACAGGTTATGAGCAGAGTGGAAAGCTGCCCGGCCTTCAGGGTAGGGCACTCTATTGTGGCTTTTATCTCAATGAGTTATTGATGCGGCTACTGCAGCGGAATGATCCTCATGAAGAGCTGTTCAGTTTTTACACAGAAGCATTGACGTTGCTCGCTGATGATCGGCGCGAGGAACAGGTACTGCGCCGGTTTGAGATTCAGATGTTCAACGCCCTTGGCTATGCCTTGGTCCTTGATCAGGATGTCGAGAATGACAGGCCGTTGTTACCGAACCAGCGTTATGATTATCTCCTCGAAACCGGGCCGGTGCCTGCTGCTGAGGGGACCCCGGGCATGGTCTCGGGTAGTACACTATTAGCCCTGGCCTGTGATCAACCTCTCGACAAGGGAGGTCAGAGAGAGGCGCGAGATTTAAGTCGACACCTACTGACACACTACCTTGGTGGCAAGCCGCTTAAGAGCCGTGAACTGTTTCTCAGTGCTTTAAAAAATTGATAGATAGGATAATTTGGAACCAGGTATGAATAGAACAAACGTGATGCTGCTCGGTGTCAATATTGACCATATCGCAACCTTAAGGCAGCAACGGGGAACGCGTTATCCGGAGGTCATTCAGGCGGCATTGGTGGCCGAGCAGGCCGGAGCTGACTCCATTACAGTTCACCTGCGTGAGGATCGGCGTCATATACAGGATCGTGATATCTCGATTCTTAGTGAAACTCTGCAGACGCATATGAACCTGGAAATGGCGGCTACAGATGAGATGCTGAAGATTGCCTTGAATACCGCTCCCAGTGATTGTTGCCTGGTTCCTGAGAGTCGCGAAGAGTTGACCACAGAGGGGGGGTTGAATGTTATTGGTAACCTGGACTACCTGACTGACTACTGTGCAAGACTGGCTCAGAATGATACTCGAGTTTCCCTGTTTATAGATGCATCTCCATCGCAGTTAGAGGCAGCCGTTAAGGTGGGTGCTCCTGCTGTGGAGATCCATACGGGTCACTATGCCGATGCTTTGGACAGAGAGCGGCAGGAGATAGAGCTGGAGAAAATCAGGCAAGCCGTTGTTTATGGTATGGAACTGGGCCTTCAGGTCAATGCAGGCCATGGACTCGATTATCATAATGTCGGAGCGGTTGCCGCCATCGAAGGGATAGTAGAGCTTAATATTGGGCACTCAATTATATCCAGAGCTGTCTTTAGTGGTCTGGCATCAGCTGTAGCTGAGATGAAAGCGTTAATTAGTAGCAGCAAATAAACACGTGTTAAGGAGTCTCTGATTAAGTCTGGTTAGGTTTTAGCCAGCGTAAAGCAATCATAACTTGATCAGAGTCTCCTTAAGGCAAGTATTTACAGTACTCCCCATATTGCGAAGCATCTGAACAAGCCTTAGTGATTATTTATGTTCAATGCCTGGCTATTAATCTGCGAAGAGTAAATTAAGAGTCATATTCGCGTTCATTTCCGGCTGAATCTCCGGGGAAATCAGGAACGCTTTTTAATCAGCGCAGCAGGGCTTCAAACTCCCGGTCGAGAAGGTCAGAATCACCAAGATTGAGCTCAACCAAGCGGCGTAGATGCCCTATGCTCTCCAATCCAATATGGATACAGGTGATGCCCAGAATATCGGGATTGGCATGGATGATCTCTCCTTGTATCTCAATTGCCGGGCCTTCCTCTGCAAGCGCAATCTCTACTGTTGCCGAATCACCTGCATTCAGTTGGCACTCCCCTGGCCTGACCAGTAGCACTCCTTTGAGTGAGATGTCGATAAGGGATGAGTGGTAGTGTTTCGATTCTATCTTTAGTATCGCCGGAGCATCAAAGAGAATACGCTGATGGAGGCGTCGATCATTGGGTGTGTCAGATGTCAAAATAGCTGCCCCAGTTCAAAGTATCGGCGACAGGCTTTGATGATAACAGGCTGAAACCATAACGTTGATGGCTTTTTAGAGCACCGCACGCTGCAGCGCCTCTTGATGGAAACGTACCCTGATATCTCCAATCTGGATAATGCAGCCATCCCTCAAATGAGTACTGCTGTTGCCGATGGTTTGGTCATTGACCAGAGGTGTAGATTTACCCTCCAGGTGAGAGAGAAAGTAGCCGTCATCTCGGTGTGCGATCACCGCGCAGTTATTACCGGTGAGGCCAAGCCTTGTCAGGGAGCGCTGCAGTGGAATCATCTTACCGATATGGGGTCCGCTGAGTACCTGTATACATCCTGCGGGGAGTCTGCTGATGCTCTTGATTATATGGTCAAACTTATTATCAGACTTGCTGTTTTCAACGGTTACTCTTTGTGGTTTCAGGGCCTCGGTGGCATTGATGGCAGCAGGTGTCTCAGAGAAGAAAATGGTATGTTCTCCTATCTGGATGACGTCGCCGTGGCGTAGCAGGACCGATGTCTCTGGAGTGTGATTTACCAAGAGGACGGCTTCCTCTCTTGCTTGCTCAATGCGGTAGCTCTCTTTGTCGGGCTTGACTCTGGCGTGTTGCTCCGCGATGACAAAGCTATCGATACAGATATCGCAGTCAGCAGTGCGCCCAACCACAAACAGCTGGTCGTCAAGTTCATAAGAACGAATCATTCGGCCCTTGTAAAAAAGGGTGAGCTTAGCCATTAATTGTTGTCAGTGAGAGCGGGAGAGATGGCTCCTCCATGTCATCCAACCTGCATGCTGCGGGTGGTATAGCCCCTTATGTCCACCGGTATTTATTTATTAGTTTAAGTATATCCACTCTGAGAGGCGATGCAATAGCACGTTGTTACTAGTGTTTCTTAAGAGAGCGTGATGTGAAAATCAGTTACATGTCGTAGACTGAATATTATGCTTCTGCGGCAACAAGCGAATCACCTTTACTGCATTGTCCTGGGTCTGCAGGATCTCAACCGGATAACCCTCCAGCAGTAGGCTGGTTCCAGGCTCGGGGATGGTCTCCATATATTCGATAATCAGGCCGTTGATCGTTCGTGGGCCATCGGTGGGGAGGTCCCAGTGAAAAGAGCGCACCAGATCCTTTAAATTTGCACTTCCTGCAATCAGGAAACTACCGTCATCCTGAGGTTGTACCTCCTTAACGCTGTCGGCAGGATCGGTAGTGAACTCACCGACGATCTCTTCCAGTAGATCCGCCAGGGTGACTAGGCCGAGTAGATCTCCATACTCGTCGACTACCAGTCCAATACGCTGTTTTTTCCGTTGAAAGTTGAGTAACTGACTATTTAGCGTTGTTCCTTCGGGTATGAAGTAGGGTGAGTCACAGATATCAATGATAGTTTGTC from Candidatus Sedimenticola sp. (ex Thyasira tokunagai) carries:
- the lepA gene encoding translation elongation factor 4 yields the protein MTDLKHIRNFSIIAHIDHGKSTIADRFIQMCGGLSEREMEQQVLDSMDIERERGITIKAQSVTLDYKANDGQVYNLNFIDTPGHVDFSYEVSRSLAACEGALLVVDAAQGVEAQSVANCYTAIEQGLEVLPVLNKIDLPAADPERVVTEIEEIIGLDASDAIHVSAKTGIGIPELLEELVKMIPPPEGDASAPLQALIIDSWFDSYVGVISLIRVVNGSIKPKQKMQIMSTGRAFLVEKVGVFTPKRENRASLNPGEVGYVIAGIKDIDGAPVGDTITLVDRKAATSLSGFKEMQPRVFSGLYPVSSDDYENFREALQKLKLNDSALRFEPETSQALGFGFRCGFLGMLHMEIVQERLEREYDLDLITTAPTVIYEVLRSDGDIVMVDNPADLPEPNHIEEVREPIIEAHILVPQNYLGNVITLCIEKRGVQKNLQYLGGQVQVTYDMPMNEVVLDFFDRLKSVSRGYASFEYEFKRFTAAPLVKLEILINTEKVDALSLIVHRDYAESRGRELTVKMKEIIPRQMFEVAIQAAIGSKIIARTTVKALRKNVTAKCYGGDVSRKRKLLEKQKAGKKRMKQVGSVDIPQEAFLAVLRVGKDS
- the lepB gene encoding signal peptidase I — encoded protein: MNFDFPFFLVMATAITGVIWLVDSLFFASARRRGEGCESDTREPLMVEYSRSFFPVILAVLVLRSFLVEPFRIPSGSMMPTLLVGDFILVNKFTYGIRLPVLNKKVIELGAPKRGDVVVFKYPQNPTVDYIKRVVGVPGDTVWYQNKTLHVNGKPQEQVPLGLYSGEGSGVSETGTSENREHLGEVEHSVLVNPRVPDFGYGCHVLARGPITIQPGYYFAMGDNRDNSNDSRCWGLVPEENLVGKAFGIWMSWDGNRSGFPVSWSRIGSGIN
- a CDS encoding DUF4845 domain-containing protein is translated as MTFTGWLVVLALIGFFSLVGMKILPIYLQNYSVRTVVQSLEDEPLITRKSSNEIRKIIMRRFDINGIYDLKRDHVSVKVSPGIMDVSVVYDVRKKMLGNLDIIVSFDERIRLVSN
- the rnc gene encoding ribonuclease III, whose amino-acid sequence is MREPTERLIRAIDYEFRDNSLIETALTHRSAGKDNNERLEFLGDAILGFIIADELFSQFPEANEGELSRLRAGLVKRDSLAKLARIIDLGKYLCLGTGELRSGGYSRSSILADALEALFAAVYLDGGYSEARRIILKLFKAELVSLNEESQSKDPKTCLQELLQARKLQLPNYSIVDVSGEQHEQQFTVRCLVEGLDIETIGTGGSRRKAEQDAAYRLLGQIQNG
- the era gene encoding GTPase Era → MVDTIEKRCGYCAIIGRPNVGKSTLLNRLIGQKLAITSHKPQTTRHSILGVKTMDHGQVVYVDTPGIHQRTDHAMNRYLNRTAKTAVTGVDLLLFVVEALCWTEEDQAVLDTVVQSGIPVILIVNKVDKLKQKEALLPFLSEMSDRHGFLTIIPVSAKKGDNLDAIEARVLSELPVGDNIFPDDQLSDRSERFFAAELIREKLTRRYAKEVPYALTVEIEKFQDEGGLYRIHGLIWVERPGQKNIIIGSKGEALKEVATQARIDMEKFFGKKVFLQLWVKVKKSWSSDEGALNRLGYSD
- the recO gene encoding DNA repair protein RecO, with product MTDRTTYQLEPAFLLHRRPYSNRSLLVECFALHHGRFPAIAKGVMSGRGAGAALLQPFVPLKLKWSGRGEVKTITGYEQSGKLPGLQGRALYCGFYLNELLMRLLQRNDPHEELFSFYTEALTLLADDRREEQVLRRFEIQMFNALGYALVLDQDVENDRPLLPNQRYDYLLETGPVPAAEGTPGMVSGSTLLALACDQPLDKGGQREARDLSRHLLTHYLGGKPLKSRELFLSALKN
- the pdxJ gene encoding pyridoxine 5'-phosphate synthase, which encodes MNRTNVMLLGVNIDHIATLRQQRGTRYPEVIQAALVAEQAGADSITVHLREDRRHIQDRDISILSETLQTHMNLEMAATDEMLKIALNTAPSDCCLVPESREELTTEGGLNVIGNLDYLTDYCARLAQNDTRVSLFIDASPSQLEAAVKVGAPAVEIHTGHYADALDRERQEIELEKIRQAVVYGMELGLQVNAGHGLDYHNVGAVAAIEGIVELNIGHSIISRAVFSGLASAVAEMKALISSSK
- a CDS encoding PilZ domain-containing protein; translated protein: MTSDTPNDRRLHQRILFDAPAILKIESKHYHSSLIDISLKGVLLVRPGECQLNAGDSATVEIALAEEGPAIEIQGEIIHANPDILGITCIHIGLESIGHLRRLVELNLGDSDLLDREFEALLR
- a CDS encoding FHA domain-containing protein, with protein sequence MAKLTLFYKGRMIRSYELDDQLFVVGRTADCDICIDSFVIAEQHARVKPDKESYRIEQAREEAVLLVNHTPETSVLLRHGDVIQIGEHTIFFSETPAAINATEALKPQRVTVENSKSDNKFDHIIKSISRLPAGCIQVLSGPHIGKMIPLQRSLTRLGLTGNNCAVIAHRDDGYFLSHLEGKSTPLVNDQTIGNSSTHLRDGCIIQIGDIRVRFHQEALQRAVL